Proteins encoded together in one uncultured Desulfosarcina sp. window:
- a CDS encoding YcgN family cysteine cluster protein, with the protein MENNPKKAPVALPFWKTLSLEQMSRRQWESLCDGCGRCCLQKFQDGKTGKVSYTWVSCYLLDTRTCQCTDYGHRTVLVPECLVLTPQQIPALRWLPQTCAYRRLAEGKDLAPWHPLVSGDPESVHRAGISVRDKAISEENVHPEDVDFYAIGYRI; encoded by the coding sequence ATGGAGAATAACCCAAAAAAAGCGCCCGTTGCCCTGCCCTTCTGGAAGACCCTATCCCTGGAGCAGATGAGCCGCCGGCAGTGGGAATCGTTGTGCGACGGCTGCGGCCGTTGCTGTCTGCAAAAATTCCAGGACGGTAAAACCGGCAAGGTCAGCTATACCTGGGTCTCCTGTTACCTGCTGGATACCCGGACGTGCCAGTGCACCGACTACGGCCATCGAACCGTCCTGGTGCCCGAATGTCTCGTACTGACCCCGCAGCAGATTCCCGCATTGCGATGGCTTCCGCAAACCTGCGCCTACCGTAGACTGGCCGAAGGCAAGGACCTGGCTCCTTGGCACCCCCTGGTGTCCGGCGACCCGGAATCGGTCCACCGGGCAGGCATATCGGTTCGGGATAAGGCGATCTCCGAGGAGAATGTTCATCCGGAGGATGTGGATTTTTATGCCATCGGCTACCGGATTTGA
- a CDS encoding 4Fe-4S dicluster domain-containing protein yields the protein MTHPVYHELAMHLDRLPGGFPATPNGVELRILKRLFSQSEAGLACHLTLIPEAAHVVAYRCGLDIDTATAMLEAMWRKGLILKTGSIGKPDRYMASQFVVGIWEFQVNRLDPELVADMEAYIPVLFNAEAWRRAPQMRTIPVNRSIDPQLPILPHEAAARLIEKKDHFTVAPCICRQERRLAGQGCDRPLETCISFGDAGSYFVQAGIGRPVDRQTVLDLLETADRAGLVLQPSNSRDPAWICCCCGCCCGVLRTVKSYPRPAELMAAAFSVQLDAAACIGCGVCVRRCQMDALCLVEDRVLLDAGRCIGCGLCVSTCPAGALKLVRKPREKQPPVPANMAVALLRTAWKRKTLTPFSFAALIGRSQRDRYIAGRKFKKESPANGE from the coding sequence ATGACGCACCCGGTCTATCATGAGCTGGCCATGCACCTGGACCGGCTTCCCGGCGGTTTCCCGGCCACTCCGAACGGCGTGGAGCTTCGCATCCTCAAACGGCTTTTTTCCCAATCCGAGGCCGGGCTGGCCTGCCACTTGACCCTGATTCCCGAGGCGGCCCATGTGGTCGCCTATCGGTGCGGGCTGGACATCGATACCGCAACAGCGATGCTGGAGGCCATGTGGCGCAAGGGCCTGATTCTTAAAACCGGTAGCATAGGAAAACCCGACCGCTACATGGCGTCCCAATTTGTGGTGGGGATCTGGGAATTTCAGGTCAATCGGCTGGACCCGGAACTCGTGGCCGATATGGAGGCCTATATCCCGGTTCTCTTCAATGCAGAAGCGTGGCGACGGGCGCCGCAGATGCGCACCATCCCGGTGAATCGCAGCATCGATCCGCAATTGCCGATTTTGCCCCATGAAGCCGCCGCCCGATTAATTGAAAAGAAAGATCATTTTACTGTCGCGCCCTGCATCTGTCGCCAGGAGCGCCGCCTGGCCGGCCAGGGGTGCGACCGACCTCTGGAAACCTGCATTTCCTTCGGCGATGCCGGCAGCTATTTCGTCCAAGCCGGCATCGGCCGTCCGGTGGACCGACAGACCGTCCTGGATCTTCTTGAAACGGCCGACCGGGCCGGACTGGTTCTGCAGCCCAGCAACAGCCGTGATCCCGCCTGGATCTGTTGCTGCTGCGGCTGCTGCTGCGGAGTGCTGCGCACGGTCAAAAGCTATCCCAGGCCCGCCGAACTGATGGCCGCTGCCTTTTCGGTACAATTGGACGCCGCTGCCTGCATCGGTTGCGGGGTCTGTGTCCGGCGCTGCCAGATGGACGCGCTCTGCCTGGTGGAAGACCGGGTCCTGTTGGACGCCGGGCGCTGTATCGGCTGTGGGTTGTGCGTCTCCACCTGTCCTGCCGGAGCCCTGAAATTGGTGCGCAAACCCCGCGAAAAACAACCTCCCGTACCGGCCAACATGGCCGTCGCTTTGCTGCGCACTGCCTGGAAACGTAAAACGCTGACCCCGTTTTCCTTTGCGGCCCTGATCGGAAGATCCCAGCGGGACCGCTATATCGCCGGCAGGAAGTTCAAAAAGGAATCGCCCGCGAATGGAGAATAA
- a CDS encoding lytic transglycosylase domain-containing protein encodes MSLTIYFSNKASLFKDAVVFCVTVATCTVLLTVACTASKPAAITTSPLPELIQLQPPAPLVLPPEPAAVASRERASERDPARAMSDAVPVRGQAAAVSMIASAADSALPGENLPFHGIIMQAAGRYEVDPYLVRAIIFAESGFNPRAKSKKGARGLMQLMPSTAKALGIRDIYDPKENIDGGVRYFRLLLDRFDGDVQLALAAYNAGSRHVRNYEGVPPFKATRRYIKKVLKFQEKFKLQAKAGFRRLA; translated from the coding sequence ATGTCGTTAACTATTTATTTTTCCAACAAAGCGTCCTTATTTAAGGATGCGGTCGTTTTTTGCGTAACCGTTGCCACCTGCACTGTCTTGCTGACGGTTGCCTGTACCGCAAGTAAACCGGCAGCGATAACAACATCGCCCCTGCCCGAATTGATCCAGCTGCAGCCGCCGGCGCCGCTGGTACTGCCGCCCGAACCGGCGGCGGTTGCCTCCCGTGAGCGTGCTTCAGAGCGTGACCCGGCTCGGGCGATGTCCGATGCCGTCCCGGTACGCGGCCAAGCCGCAGCCGTTTCCATGATAGCCTCGGCCGCGGACAGTGCGCTGCCGGGTGAAAATCTCCCTTTTCATGGGATTATCATGCAGGCGGCCGGTCGGTACGAGGTGGACCCTTACCTGGTACGGGCCATTATTTTCGCGGAATCCGGGTTCAATCCCAGGGCGAAGTCGAAAAAAGGCGCCCGAGGGTTGATGCAGTTGATGCCTTCGACGGCCAAGGCCCTCGGCATACGCGATATTTACGATCCCAAGGAAAATATCGATGGCGGTGTGCGATATTTCAGATTGTTGCTGGACCGCTTCGACGGCGATGTGCAGTTGGCTCTGGCTGCGTATAATGCCGGTTCCCGGCACGTCCGCAATTATGAGGGGGTCCCTCCCTTCAAGGCAACCCGGCGCTACATCAAGAAGGTGCTCAAGTTCCAGGAGAAGTTCAAGCTGCAGGCCAAAGCCGGATTCCGTCGCCTGGCCTGA
- a CDS encoding Na/Pi cotransporter family protein, with product MVKVIITTFGGLGMFILGMKMMTEGLQMTAGKRIKAILSAVSSNRVIGCLTGTVVTAMVQSSSATTVMLIGFVTAGLMTLQQAVGMILGANIGTTVTAQLIAFKLTSLALPAIALGVVLKYFAQQKKTRYIGEVILGFGMLFYGMTVMKHGLSPIKSDPAFLDFFTKFDPNSVGGLLLCVVVGALLTIMVQSSSATIGLTMTLASQGLLTFPGAMALVLGENIGTTITAELATIGSNNINAHRAARAHTMFNVIGVTLMLCIFPLFVKLVEAVTLGMGAGPVDQVVGDDVVNIARYIANGHTMFNVINASFFLLVLPWLIKVAILLSPKESADIDYYRLPNFGDRLIDTPIAAIVETRSEILRMAETARYTFRKTVKRLTDRDYKKLAKWRQVENHLDDMQREIMAYLTRIYQSGVSESEAKEISSLIRMTNNIERIGDSVENIAQAIEDMLEGDLSFTEDAKHDLDQLVEKVEAFMDLITSAMRQRPANFMTLADSIENTIDAMREKFRDDHIQRLRSCECGLDQGLIYVNLLTNLEKIGDYCFNIAEAVAGKK from the coding sequence ATGGTCAAAGTGATAATCACCACTTTCGGCGGGTTGGGCATGTTTATCCTCGGTATGAAGATGATGACCGAAGGCCTTCAGATGACCGCCGGAAAACGGATCAAGGCCATTTTAAGTGCGGTGTCTTCGAACCGGGTGATCGGCTGTTTGACCGGTACGGTGGTCACGGCCATGGTTCAGTCCTCCTCTGCCACCACGGTCATGCTGATCGGCTTCGTCACTGCGGGCCTGATGACCCTGCAACAGGCCGTGGGCATGATTCTGGGCGCCAACATCGGCACCACCGTTACCGCCCAGCTGATCGCCTTCAAACTCACCAGTCTGGCCCTTCCCGCCATCGCCCTGGGGGTGGTGCTCAAGTATTTCGCGCAGCAGAAAAAGACCCGCTATATCGGTGAGGTCATTCTGGGTTTCGGCATGCTTTTTTACGGCATGACCGTCATGAAGCACGGCCTTTCCCCCATCAAGAGCGACCCGGCCTTTCTGGATTTTTTCACCAAGTTCGATCCCAACTCCGTGGGCGGGCTGCTGTTGTGTGTTGTCGTCGGGGCCCTACTGACCATCATGGTGCAGTCCTCTTCAGCCACCATCGGTCTGACCATGACCCTGGCCAGCCAGGGGTTGCTTACTTTTCCCGGCGCCATGGCCCTGGTGCTGGGGGAAAATATCGGCACCACCATCACGGCCGAACTGGCCACCATCGGTTCCAACAATATCAACGCCCACCGGGCGGCCCGGGCCCACACCATGTTCAATGTAATCGGTGTGACTCTCATGCTCTGTATCTTCCCTCTGTTTGTTAAACTGGTGGAGGCCGTGACCTTAGGGATGGGGGCCGGGCCCGTGGACCAGGTCGTGGGCGATGACGTGGTCAATATCGCCCGCTACATTGCCAACGGTCACACCATGTTCAACGTGATCAACGCCTCGTTTTTTCTTCTGGTACTGCCCTGGCTGATCAAGGTGGCCATTTTGCTGTCGCCCAAAGAGTCGGCAGATATCGACTACTACCGGCTGCCCAACTTCGGCGATCGGCTCATCGACACCCCCATTGCCGCCATCGTGGAAACCCGCAGCGAGATCCTGCGCATGGCCGAAACTGCCCGATACACGTTTCGAAAGACGGTTAAGCGGCTGACGGACAGAGACTACAAGAAGCTGGCCAAATGGCGGCAGGTGGAAAATCACCTGGATGACATGCAGCGGGAGATCATGGCTTATCTTACCCGGATCTACCAGAGCGGTGTGAGCGAATCCGAGGCCAAGGAGATTTCCAGCCTGATACGCATGACCAACAACATCGAACGCATCGGTGACTCTGTGGAAAACATCGCCCAGGCCATCGAAGACATGCTTGAAGGCGATCTGAGCTTTACGGAGGATGCCAAACACGATTTGGATCAGCTGGTAGAAAAAGTGGAAGCGTTCATGGATCTGATCACTTCGGCCATGCGCCAGCGGCCGGCCAACTTCATGACCCTGGCCGACAGCATCGAAAACACCATCGACGCCATGCGCGAGAAATTCCGCGACGACCACATCCAGCGCCTGCGGTCCTGCGAATGCGGCCTCGACCAGGGGCTCATTTACGTCAACCTGTTGACCAATCTGGAGAAAATCGGCGATTATTGCTTTAATATAGCGGAAGCGGTAGCGGGAAAAAAATAG
- a CDS encoding ABC transporter ATP-binding protein, with amino-acid sequence MEPILDVKKLTMDFGGLRALDKIDLDVRQGEIVALIGPNGAGKTTFFNCITGIYNPTGGDILITAAKGGKTERINGLKPNLVTERGLARTFQNIRLFQNMTVLENVMIGCHCRMKAGILGAVLRGINTRREEEAVVQKSYTILKKIGLEKYVNEFAKNLPYGAQRRLEIARAMATDPFMLLLDEPAAGMNPQETRQLDELILKIRETEGISILLIEHDMKLVMSLSDRIFVMDYGKKIAQGTPVEIRKNPAVIKAYLGEEIDA; translated from the coding sequence ATGGAACCGATACTCGACGTAAAAAAGCTGACAATGGATTTCGGAGGTCTGCGCGCCCTGGACAAGATCGATCTGGATGTCCGCCAGGGAGAGATCGTGGCCCTGATTGGCCCCAACGGTGCGGGTAAGACGACGTTTTTCAACTGCATTACGGGGATTTACAACCCCACCGGCGGGGATATTCTGATCACGGCGGCCAAAGGCGGAAAAACCGAGCGCATCAATGGCCTCAAGCCCAACCTGGTAACGGAGCGGGGGCTGGCCAGGACCTTTCAGAACATCCGTCTTTTCCAGAATATGACCGTGCTGGAAAACGTGATGATCGGCTGCCATTGCCGCATGAAAGCCGGTATATTAGGTGCGGTGCTGCGGGGGATCAACACGCGCCGGGAAGAGGAGGCGGTGGTCCAGAAAAGCTATACGATCCTCAAGAAAATCGGACTGGAAAAATACGTCAACGAGTTTGCCAAGAATTTGCCTTACGGCGCCCAGCGGCGCCTGGAAATCGCCCGCGCCATGGCCACCGATCCCTTCATGCTGCTGCTGGACGAGCCGGCCGCGGGAATGAACCCCCAAGAGACGCGCCAACTGGATGAACTGATTTTGAAGATCCGCGAGACGGAAGGAATCTCCATCCTGCTGATCGAACATGACATGAAGCTGGTCATGAGCCTGTCGGACCGGATTTTTGTCATGGACTACGGAAAAAAGATCGCCCAGGGCACACCCGTAGAGATCCGAAAAAATCCAGCCGTTATCAAAGCCTACCTGGGAGAAGAAATCGATGCTTAG
- a CDS encoding YkgJ family cysteine cluster protein, with amino-acid sequence MKSIDPKDMTRLPGRPLAPSDRFRFRCHEGLTCFNRCCRNLNLFLYPYDVIRLRKNLNLDSDQFLDRHVDVVLREGNFFPDVLLRMADNTSKTCPFLSEKGCTVYTDRPDTCRTFPVEQGILFKDRPGSEEIVSFFRPPDFCLGQHEDQELTLTRWAEDQQAETYNRMTARWAGVKALFHNDPWGPEGVNGPKGKMAFMAAYNIDRFRDFVFQSSFLKRYRIKKALAQKLRVSDRELMLFGFDWIRYFVWGIASKNIRA; translated from the coding sequence GTGAAATCGATTGATCCGAAAGACATGACTCGACTCCCTGGAAGACCCCTGGCGCCATCCGACCGTTTTCGTTTCCGATGCCATGAGGGCTTAACGTGCTTCAACCGGTGCTGCCGGAACCTGAATCTTTTTCTCTACCCCTATGACGTCATCCGTCTGAGAAAAAATCTAAACCTGGATTCAGACCAGTTTCTTGACCGGCATGTGGATGTGGTGCTGCGTGAAGGCAATTTTTTTCCGGACGTGCTGCTGCGCATGGCTGACAATACATCTAAAACCTGCCCCTTTCTCAGCGAAAAGGGGTGCACGGTTTACACGGATCGCCCCGATACCTGCCGCACCTTTCCTGTGGAGCAGGGCATTCTGTTTAAAGATCGACCCGGAAGTGAGGAAATTGTGAGCTTCTTTCGGCCGCCGGATTTCTGTCTGGGACAGCATGAAGACCAGGAACTGACGCTGACCAGGTGGGCCGAAGATCAGCAGGCCGAGACGTACAACCGCATGACCGCCAGGTGGGCGGGCGTCAAGGCCCTGTTCCATAACGATCCCTGGGGTCCGGAAGGGGTCAACGGCCCCAAAGGGAAAATGGCCTTCATGGCCGCCTACAATATCGACCGGTTCCGCGATTTCGTGTTCCAGAGCAGCTTTTTAAAACGCTATCGCATCAAAAAGGCGCTGGCTCAGAAACTCCGGGTCAGCGATCGGGAGCTGATGCTGTTCGGCTTCGACTGGATTCGATACTTCGTCTGGGGGATTGCTTCCAAGAATATCCGGGCCTAA
- the livM gene encoding high-affinity branched-chain amino acid ABC transporter permease LivM — protein sequence MLANELKKSFLVSLWFMFLTFPIMVIRVNTVENIIEWRWAHLLLVGLGSFLVSALWRYLIRRKEEGVQKTESGIDRVTLSQRLLKDRRFTMPALIVICIVALAFPFVFSIYQTNIMITAMIYILLGLGLNIVVGVAGLLDLGYAAFYCVGAYSYALLNYHFGLGFWTVLAIGAGLAAMFGIILGFPVLRLRGDYLAIVTLGFGEIIRLIMENWNEFSFGPSGIANIPRPGFFGMEMNIEQATIYIYFLMIVLSLFTIFVVNRLQNSRIGRAWIALREDEVACQAMGIDKRKTKLMAFALGATWAGFAGVVFAAKTTFINPASFTLWESINILCVVVLGGMGSIVGVIVGAFTLVLLPEYLRFLSEYRILVYGAVLVVMMVFRPGGIVETTRRSYQYKEIEPEGALLSPTSE from the coding sequence ATGCTTGCAAACGAATTGAAAAAATCTTTCCTGGTCTCGCTGTGGTTCATGTTTTTGACCTTTCCCATCATGGTCATCCGGGTCAATACGGTGGAAAACATTATCGAGTGGCGCTGGGCGCATCTATTGCTCGTCGGTTTGGGCAGTTTTTTAGTCAGTGCCCTCTGGCGGTACCTGATCCGCCGCAAAGAAGAGGGGGTCCAGAAAACCGAGAGTGGCATTGACCGGGTCACCCTGAGCCAGCGGCTGCTAAAAGACCGTCGGTTCACCATGCCTGCCCTGATCGTCATCTGCATCGTTGCCCTGGCATTTCCCTTTGTCTTTTCCATCTACCAGACCAACATCATGATCACGGCCATGATATACATCCTGCTGGGGCTGGGGCTCAACATCGTGGTCGGTGTTGCCGGGTTGCTGGACCTGGGGTACGCCGCTTTTTACTGCGTCGGCGCCTACTCCTACGCCCTGCTCAACTACCATTTCGGGCTCGGATTCTGGACCGTGCTGGCCATCGGTGCCGGGCTGGCGGCCATGTTCGGCATTATTCTGGGCTTTCCCGTGCTGCGGCTGCGGGGAGACTACCTGGCCATCGTTACCCTGGGGTTCGGCGAAATCATTCGGTTGATCATGGAAAACTGGAATGAATTTTCTTTCGGGCCCAGCGGTATCGCCAACATTCCACGACCGGGATTTTTCGGCATGGAGATGAACATCGAACAGGCCACGATCTACATTTATTTTCTCATGATCGTTTTGAGCCTGTTCACGATTTTCGTCGTCAACCGGCTGCAGAATTCACGGATCGGAAGGGCCTGGATCGCCCTGCGCGAGGACGAAGTGGCCTGCCAGGCCATGGGCATCGACAAGCGCAAGACCAAGCTCATGGCCTTTGCCTTAGGAGCCACCTGGGCCGGATTCGCCGGTGTGGTGTTTGCCGCCAAAACCACCTTCATCAACCCGGCCAGTTTCACCTTATGGGAGTCCATCAACATCCTCTGCGTGGTGGTGCTGGGCGGCATGGGCTCCATCGTCGGGGTCATCGTCGGCGCCTTCACCCTTGTCCTTTTACCCGAATACCTGCGTTTTCTTTCCGAATACCGCATTCTGGTATACGGTGCCGTTCTGGTGGTGATGATGGTGTTCCGGCCCGGCGGGATTGTGGAAACGACAAGGCGATCCTATCAGTACAAAGAGATTGAACCTGAAGGGGCGTTGCTGAGCCCGACATCGGAATAG
- a CDS encoding ABC transporter ATP-binding protein, with product MLSLVDIHTYYGNIQALKGVSLEVEEGEIITLIGANGAGKTTTLMSISGIVPPRNGEVRFMGENITRMNPDKIVSMGISQVPEGRRIFPYLSVLENLDMGAFLREDKDGVKSDLDYVFELFPILAERRNQAGGTLSGGEQQMLAISRALMARPRLLLMDEPSLGLAPLIVKQIFEIIKKINAESNTTIFLVEQNANLALKVAHRGYVMENGRITLSDAADSLLVNEDVKKAYLGI from the coding sequence ATGCTTAGCCTTGTTGATATCCATACCTATTACGGCAACATTCAAGCCCTGAAGGGGGTCAGCCTGGAGGTTGAAGAGGGGGAAATTATTACCCTGATCGGCGCCAATGGCGCCGGTAAGACCACCACTTTGATGTCCATTTCCGGTATCGTCCCGCCCCGTAACGGCGAGGTCCGTTTCATGGGCGAAAACATCACCCGCATGAATCCGGACAAAATTGTCTCCATGGGTATCAGCCAGGTTCCGGAAGGCCGTCGGATTTTTCCCTATCTGTCCGTATTGGAAAATCTGGACATGGGCGCCTTTTTGAGGGAAGACAAGGATGGTGTCAAGTCAGATCTGGACTATGTTTTCGAGCTTTTTCCTATTTTAGCCGAGCGCCGCAACCAGGCCGGCGGCACCCTGAGCGGCGGCGAGCAGCAGATGCTGGCCATTTCCAGGGCGCTGATGGCCCGGCCGCGGCTGCTTCTGATGGATGAGCCCTCCCTGGGTCTGGCGCCTCTGATCGTAAAACAGATATTCGAAATAATAAAAAAAATTAACGCAGAGAGCAACACCACCATTTTTCTTGTGGAACAAAATGCCAACCTGGCCTTGAAAGTCGCCCATAGGGGCTACGTGATGGAAAACGGCCGAATTACCCTTTCCGATGCCGCCGACAGCCTGCTGGTCAACGAAGATGTGAAAAAGGCTTATCTGGGAATTTAA
- the nhaD gene encoding sodium:proton antiporter NhaD — MRRIGWFLFLLLTPVLAWAGGGHAAATESHLTGTIYGYLGIIVFVLAYCLVPLENSIHLRKSKPVLLAAGIIWVLLSIAYIRIGDTHTAHEAIKHSLLEYAELFLFLLAAMTYINAMEERNVFQALRAYLVSRGFSLRMIFWVTGLLAFFISPIADNLTTALLMGAVVMAVGGDNKKFVALACINVVVAANAGGAFSPFGDITTLMVWQKAKVQFSEFFRIFLPSLVNWMVPAVVMSLAIEKTTPKTLDESVQMKYGAKAIMAFFLATIATAVCFHNFLHLPPVAGMMLGLGFLGPLSYHIKMHEGRAERYDYILGARGAESLYPITTITKSKLELSQIIEKIDLPAFAIDTDHTITHWNKACERFTGRTAEEMVGTRDQWQPFYEEQQPVMADLVLNYMPEKMIDKQYEGNFTRNEYINGAYEASRFVSTLGDSGRWVSFTGAPVKDESGKVLGAVEVLEDFTEKKAAAKHFDLMKKIARAEWDTLLFFYGVILCVGGLAQFGYLGAISQYMYHDLGATWANVIVGFLSAVVDNIPVMFAVLTMDPTMSHGQWLLVTLTAGVGGSMLSIGSAAGVALMGTARGTYTFGAHLKWTPIIILGYAASILCHLFINASLM, encoded by the coding sequence ATGAGACGAATCGGTTGGTTTTTATTCTTGTTGTTGACGCCCGTGCTGGCCTGGGCCGGCGGAGGACACGCGGCGGCGACAGAAAGCCATTTAACCGGAACGATTTACGGCTACCTGGGCATCATTGTTTTTGTGCTGGCCTATTGCCTGGTGCCCCTGGAAAACAGCATCCACCTGCGCAAAAGCAAACCGGTGCTGCTGGCTGCCGGGATTATCTGGGTGCTGCTGTCCATCGCCTATATTCGCATCGGCGATACCCATACGGCCCATGAGGCCATCAAGCACAGTCTGCTGGAATATGCCGAGCTGTTTCTTTTCCTGCTGGCCGCCATGACCTATATCAACGCCATGGAAGAACGGAACGTGTTTCAGGCCCTGCGGGCCTACCTGGTATCACGGGGATTTTCGCTGCGGATGATTTTCTGGGTGACCGGCCTGCTGGCCTTTTTTATTTCCCCGATCGCCGACAACCTGACCACCGCGCTGCTGATGGGTGCCGTGGTCATGGCGGTGGGCGGAGATAACAAAAAATTCGTGGCCCTGGCCTGCATCAACGTGGTGGTCGCCGCCAATGCCGGCGGCGCCTTTTCCCCTTTCGGAGACATCACAACCCTGATGGTCTGGCAGAAGGCCAAGGTCCAGTTTTCCGAATTTTTCCGAATTTTTCTTCCTTCTTTGGTAAACTGGATGGTTCCGGCGGTGGTCATGAGCCTGGCCATCGAAAAAACAACCCCCAAAACCCTGGATGAATCCGTGCAGATGAAGTACGGCGCCAAGGCCATCATGGCCTTTTTTCTGGCGACCATTGCCACGGCAGTCTGTTTCCACAATTTTTTGCATCTGCCGCCCGTGGCCGGCATGATGCTGGGCCTGGGGTTTTTAGGGCCACTTTCCTACCACATCAAAATGCATGAAGGCCGCGCCGAGCGCTACGATTACATTCTGGGTGCCCGGGGCGCCGAATCGCTTTATCCGATTACTACCATTACGAAAAGCAAGCTGGAGTTGTCCCAGATTATCGAAAAGATCGATCTGCCGGCCTTTGCCATTGATACCGATCACACCATTACCCACTGGAACAAAGCCTGCGAACGTTTTACCGGCCGTACCGCAGAGGAGATGGTGGGCACCCGTGACCAGTGGCAGCCGTTTTATGAGGAGCAGCAACCGGTAATGGCCGATCTGGTGCTCAACTACATGCCTGAAAAAATGATCGACAAGCAGTACGAGGGCAATTTCACGCGCAACGAGTACATCAACGGCGCCTACGAAGCCTCGCGGTTCGTATCCACCCTGGGGGACTCGGGGCGCTGGGTATCCTTTACCGGCGCGCCGGTGAAAGATGAAAGCGGCAAGGTATTGGGTGCCGTGGAAGTCCTCGAGGATTTCACCGAAAAAAAGGCGGCCGCCAAGCATTTCGACCTGATGAAAAAGATCGCACGGGCCGAATGGGACACCCTGCTCTTTTTTTACGGGGTCATTCTGTGTGTGGGCGGCCTGGCGCAGTTCGGCTACCTGGGCGCCATCTCCCAGTACATGTACCATGATCTGGGGGCCACCTGGGCCAATGTCATCGTGGGATTCCTCTCGGCCGTCGTGGACAACATCCCGGTGATGTTCGCCGTGCTCACCATGGACCCGACCATGTCCCATGGTCAATGGCTGCTGGTGACCCTGACGGCCGGGGTGGGCGGCAGTATGCTCTCCATCGGTTCCGCCGCCGGCGTGGCCCTGATGGGGACAGCCCGGGGGACATACACCTTCGGCGCCCATCTGAAATGGACACCGATCATCATTTTAGGGTATGCGGCCAGTATTTTATGTCATCTGTTTATCAATGCCAGCTTGATGTAA
- a CDS encoding deoxyguanosinetriphosphate triphosphohydrolase: MNIREQFEKREASFLSPFGCQSAHSRGRMRLEEPCPIRTAFQVDRDRIVYCNAFRRLKHKTQVFLNPLGDEYRTRLTHTLEVSQIARTITRAMFLNEDLAEAIALGHDLGHTPFGHGGEAVLQEIHSPDFRHHKQSLRVVDAIENNGQGLNLTHEVRDGVLKHSKGYGKILPDDPDELACTMEGRIVRISDIMAYLNHDLDDAVRSGVVRENQVPEVCVRVIGRTHQERATTMIRDLIFSSRPAGGELKLAMSDEVFEAMTTLRTFLYENVYRSVRVHREFIKAKKILSELYAYLLENEAVFEKELIRMGIAGCMDNGQPREQVVCDFIASITDRYALNLYEKIFFPSPTI; encoded by the coding sequence ATGAACATCCGGGAACAGTTCGAAAAACGCGAGGCCAGCTTCCTGTCTCCCTTTGGCTGCCAGAGCGCTCATAGCCGCGGCCGGATGCGGTTGGAAGAACCATGCCCCATCCGCACCGCTTTCCAGGTGGACCGCGACCGCATCGTCTACTGCAACGCTTTCAGGCGCCTGAAGCACAAAACCCAGGTATTTCTAAATCCGCTGGGCGACGAATACCGCACGCGATTGACCCATACGCTGGAGGTTTCCCAGATCGCCCGCACCATTACCCGGGCCATGTTTTTGAACGAAGACCTGGCCGAAGCGATCGCTCTGGGACACGACTTGGGGCATACGCCATTCGGGCACGGCGGCGAAGCCGTGCTTCAGGAAATTCACTCTCCGGACTTCAGGCACCACAAACAGAGCCTGCGAGTGGTGGATGCCATCGAGAACAACGGCCAGGGGTTGAACCTGACCCACGAGGTCCGCGACGGCGTTCTCAAACACTCCAAAGGATACGGCAAGATCCTTCCCGATGATCCCGATGAGTTGGCCTGCACCATGGAAGGCCGCATCGTACGGATATCCGACATCATGGCCTACCTGAACCACGATCTGGACGACGCCGTGCGCAGCGGCGTTGTCCGGGAAAACCAGGTGCCTGAAGTCTGCGTGCGGGTCATCGGGCGGACCCACCAGGAGCGGGCCACGACCATGATCCGGGATCTGATCTTTTCCAGCCGGCCGGCCGGCGGCGAATTGAAGCTGGCCATGAGCGACGAGGTGTTCGAGGCCATGACCACCCTGCGGACTTTTTTATACGAAAACGTATATCGGTCGGTTCGCGTCCACCGGGAATTTATCAAAGCCAAAAAGATCCTGTCCGAGCTTTATGCTTATCTGTTGGAGAACGAAGCGGTCTTCGAAAAGGAACTCATCCGCATGGGCATTGCCGGCTGCATGGACAACGGCCAGCCACGGGAACAGGTGGTCTGCGACTTCATCGCCAGCATCACCGACCGCTATGCCCTCAATCTCTACGAAAAGATCTTCTTCCCTTCTCCCACGATCTGA